The nucleotide sequence GTTTCAAAAGACTTGAACCGCTTTAACCGAATCAAAATTGACAGTAATGCCCAGATTGAAGTTCATTTATCGCAGACGTCCAAAATTCAATTCTCTGGTAGCGAAGATCAACTAGATCAATACATCATTTCCAACGAGGTTGGAACTCTTGAATTGCGTACCTCTAACGACAAGGACAGTCGTTACAGAATTTACACCAATGACTTGAAAGCTTTGCAAATTGAAGGGAATGCCATCGTGACCTTTAAAGGGTTTGATACGCTGGACCGTTTATCTATCAAGACCAGTAAAGATGCTCTAGTAGATCTTGGATCTATTGTAGTCACCAACTTAGTGGTAGATAAAGACAAAGACAGCACGGTAAGAGTTGCTGCAGCCAGTGGAGCTACCTATCGAATTGATGGCAAAGACACAGAATCCATCTAGTCTTAAAAAATATTTTAATATCAAAAGGGCCGCAATGATTGCGGCCCTTTTTATTTCTAATAATTCAAAAT is from Nonlabens sp. YIK11 and encodes:
- a CDS encoding GIN domain-containing protein, with the translated sequence MKKIILIACLAIAGTINAQVSKDLNRFNRIKIDSNAQIEVHLSQTSKIQFSGSEDQLDQYIISNEVGTLELRTSNDKDSRYRIYTNDLKALQIEGNAIVTFKGFDTLDRLSIKTSKDALVDLGSIVVTNLVVDKDKDSTVRVAAASGATYRIDGKDTESI